The Caldisericum exile AZM16c01 region CATGACCATTCCAGTACCCTATCTCAACACTTCTAAACATACCGATGCCTGAAAAAACTGCGCTTTCAATCTTATAGTTCTTACAGGCAGTTTTCAGAGACTCCATAAAGTCCTCTCCATCGTACATTCTTATTGCAATTGTGCTATTTCCTTCTTTTATCGTCATATCTTACCTCCTCTGTTATACAAGGTATATTATACTATATAGCGATAGTAAAAACAAAATTAATATTTCAAAAAGAGAACAATTTGTGTAAAATTGAGGTATGAAAAATGATAGGTATTTTTATATTATCGCACTTTCCGTGCTAATTATTGACCAACTCTCTAAAATTATTGTGAGAAAAACAATCCCCACAGGAAAAGAAATTCCACTAATTAAAGGGATTTTTTCTCTCACTCACATTACAAATTCGGGATCACTCTTTGGAATGTTTCAAAACGCAACATCAATTCTAATTGTTTCAAGTTTTTTCGTCACCTTCCTCATAATATATATCGAAAGAAAAATAAATCTTCCTTATAAGGAAGTTGCGTTTGGGCTAATTATGGGGGGAATTTTAGGAAACCTTATTGACAGAATTATTTTTAGGCAGGTAACTGATTTTTTGTTTTTAAAACATTGGCCAGTTTTTAATATTGCTGATGCTTCAATTGATATTGGTATAGCAATATTTATAATATCGTATTTAAAACATGGAAAATAAATTTGTTGTTGAAAGAACTGACAGGCTTGACAAAGTTATTGAAGATAAACTTCCTAATCTCAGTAGGAGCTATATACAGAAATTGATAAAGGAAGGTTATGTGCTTGTAAATGGTAGTATAGTTGAAAAGCCATCACACAAGGTAAAAGTAAACGATATTGTTGAAGTTAAGGAAAAGGAGGCAGAAGTACTTCAGGTTGAAAAAGAAGATAAACCAATAAAAATAGTTTACGAAGATGAATACCTTTTAATAATTGATAAAGAAGCAGGATTAACTGTGCATCCGGTTGGCAGTAAAACAACTAACACGCTTGTAAACAGGCTTCTATACCATATTGAGGATCTTTCGCAAATTGGTGGAATCATTAGACCAGGCATAGTACACAGGCTTGATAGAGATACATCTGGCCTTATGGTTGTTGCAAAAAATGATACGGCACACAGAGCATTAAGTGAAATGTTAAAAAGGCACGAAATTAAGAGAAAATATATTTGCCTTGTGAAGGGCAATTTTAAAGAAAAAGTTGGCATAATTAACTTGCCTCTAAAAAGAGAGCAGGGAACAACAAGAATGCGTGTGTCAGTCATGGGAAAAGAGGCAATAACCCATTTTAAAGTGCTTGAATCGATTGGTCCATATACACTTCTTCAAGTAGAACTTGAAACAGGACGAACTCACCAAATTAGAGTTCATATGGCACATATCGGACATCCTCTTGTTGGTGATACCATATATGGTAAAAGGGATAAAAATATAAATCTTGAAAGACAATTTCTGCATTCTTATGAAATTTCGTTTAAACATCCTATAATTGATAAGGAGTTGAGACTTGTTTCAGAATTACCATGTGATTTAAAGAAAGTGCTTTGGGAGTTAAGAGAAAAATGGAAGAAAAAGTAATATCGGTAAACAAAAAGGTTTTAAGAGACTTCGAGATACTCGACAAACTTGAGGTAGGTATTGAATTAAAAGGATTTGAAGTAAAGTCCATAAGGGAAGGAAAAGTTAGCCTTGATGGAGCATATGTAAAGGAATCAAACGGCGAATTCTATATATACAAAATGTTTGTTCAAATTCCGCCATCGATTCATACAAATATAAGCGAAAAAAGGAAAAGAAAACTACTCATGCATAAAAATGAAATCATAAGATGGAGCACAAGAGTAAAAGAAAGAGGTCTTACAATACTTCCAATTGATGTTCATACAGCGAATAACAGAATAAAATTAACGATTGCGCTTGTTAGAAAAAAGGTGCTTCACGGAAACAAAAAGAAATTAGAAGAGAAAATTGCAAA contains the following coding sequences:
- the smpB gene encoding SsrA-binding protein, with product MEEKVISVNKKVLRDFEILDKLEVGIELKGFEVKSIREGKVSLDGAYVKESNGEFYIYKMFVQIPPSIHTNISEKRKRKLLMHKNEIIRWSTRVKERGLTILPIDVHTANNRIKLTIALVRKKVLHGNKKKLEEKIAKREMRKY
- the lspA gene encoding signal peptidase II, which encodes MKNDRYFYIIALSVLIIDQLSKIIVRKTIPTGKEIPLIKGIFSLTHITNSGSLFGMFQNATSILIVSSFFVTFLIIYIERKINLPYKEVAFGLIMGGILGNLIDRIIFRQVTDFLFLKHWPVFNIADASIDIGIAIFIISYLKHGK
- a CDS encoding RluA family pseudouridine synthase — translated: MENKFVVERTDRLDKVIEDKLPNLSRSYIQKLIKEGYVLVNGSIVEKPSHKVKVNDIVEVKEKEAEVLQVEKEDKPIKIVYEDEYLLIIDKEAGLTVHPVGSKTTNTLVNRLLYHIEDLSQIGGIIRPGIVHRLDRDTSGLMVVAKNDTAHRALSEMLKRHEIKRKYICLVKGNFKEKVGIINLPLKREQGTTRMRVSVMGKEAITHFKVLESIGPYTLLQVELETGRTHQIRVHMAHIGHPLVGDTIYGKRDKNINLERQFLHSYEISFKHPIIDKELRLVSELPCDLKKVLWELREKWKKK